ACCGTTTACATAATGCGATGCTACCGTTGATTGGTGCCCATACCTCTACCAAAGGGGGCCTTCACCAAGCATTAGCACATGGACAAGCTATACATGCTAACATCATTCAGCTGTTTACAAGCAACCAGCTTCAATGGAAAGGTAGGCAACTTAACCAAGTTGCATTGGATGATTGGCATCATACCCTTCATTCTACATCTATAAGTCAGATAATGAGCCATGCGAATTATTTAATTAACTTGGGCTCTAATAATGAAAGCTTACTAGCCAAAAGTAGAGCTGCCTTTGTAGAAGAGGTAGAGCGCTGTTTAGTATTAGGAATCAGTTATTTAAACTTCCATCCAGGTGCTGCAACCGGTTCTCCTATGCTTTCTTGTTTAGACCGCATTATACACAGTTTATCAATGTTAGAACCCTACTTTGCACAAGATACTACCTTGCGTTTACTGATAGAAACCACGGCAGGTCAAGGATCGACAGTGGGATATACATTTGAGCAACTGGCTTATATTATTGAGAAAGTGCAACACATTGTGCCTATTGGTGTTTGCATAGATACCTGTCATATTTTTGCTGCAGGATACGATATCCGCACGTTAGCTGGATGGGACGCAACCTTAGCTGAGTTTGATGCTACAGTTGGGCTTTCGCATCTCTATGCGCTGCATGTTAACGATTCAATGTGTCCACTTGGTTCCAGGAAAGATAGGCATGCCAATCTAGGAGAGGGTATGATCGGTATGGCTTGTTTTCAAACGATCATGCAGCATCCGAAACTCCATTTCCTTCCTAAATATTTAGAGACACCCAATGGAGGTGCTATGTGGGAACAAGAAATAAAATTGCTGCAGCAATTTTACTTATAGTCCAAACTACCTAAGATAGCTATACCTTATTTGAATCCTGAATCTAGGTGTCACGTAGCCTGTAAGGCGCTCTTAATGAGCTCTTCTAGGGTAAGGGGTGTTATACCTTGTGCGCTTCTTACTGTTAGTACAGCTTTTTCAGCTGCTTTTTGTGTTAACCCCAACATAACCAACGCTGTAATGGCATCCCGATCTGTTTTCATTTCCGCTTGTTGGGGCAATGTAACAGTTGTGCCAGCTACATAATCCAGTTTTTGTGCTTGATCGGTTAATTCTAATATAAGACGTTGCGCAGCCTTAAGACCAATTCCTTTAATGGCAGTAAGTGATTTTTCTTCCTTATCCAGGATAACCTTATGCAATTCTGATGGTGTCAAAGAAGACAAGATTGTTAAAGCTGTCTTAGGGCCAATGCTACTAACCGAAATAAGACGTAGCCACCATTCTTTTTCTTCTAAGGTATAAAATCCATACAGTATGTGCGCATCGCTCTTAACGTGCCAAACAGTTTGAAGGGTGCAAAGAGCAACTGCTTTGATTTGCGTAAAGGTATATAAAGAAATGTGTATCCCATAACCTATACCGCCTACGTTTAAAACAAGATAGGTAGGTTCTTTGTATACGATTTCTCCTGTAAGCTGAACAATCATACAATAACACAAAGCTAAACAGTCTATAGACTGCCTCCCCTATGCTCTAAGCATATATAGGAGATCAATGCTAATGAGATCTAGTTTATTAGATGAGTAGATTATTTTTTCTTTTTATTACTCGTCTGTATGGTAGCAGCAACCCTTGCTTGAAAAGAAGTTGTCTCTCCCTGTTTTATTTTCTGCTGCCTGGCAAGTAATTTTTTCTTAATAGCCTCTTCGTCCACAAAATATTTGGTAAGCGCTTGCTGCAGGAAAGTAAGAATATTTGAAATAAAATAATAAAAACTTAATCCTGCAGGAAAAGAATTTAGCACAAGCATAAAAGTAAAGGGCATCACATAGGTTAATCCTTTCATAGGTCCTTCGGTAGGGCTATTTTGACTGCTAGACTTGGCATATAAGATAGTAGATAACGTCATTAATAAAGTAAACAAACTCACATGGTTTCCATACAAAGGGATAGTAAAAGGAAGCTGTATAACGCTATCGTAAGTAGATAAATCATTGGCCCATAAAAAGGGAGCATGGCGCAATGCAATAGCATTAGGGAAAAAATTAAACATAGCTAGTAAAATAGGCATCTGCAGTAAAATAGGAATACAACCACTCAATGGATTGATACCCAGCTCCCTATAAAAAGTTACCTGTGCCATTTGAGCTTTTTGAACGTTAGTCCCATATTTTTCCTTTATTTTATCCAGTTCTGGCTTTACTATTTTCATTTTTGCCATGGAAATAAAAGATTTATAAGAGAGGGGAGCTAATAATAGTTTTACCATAATGACCAATAGAAAAATAACAAGGCCATAGTTAGCGCAATGTTTCTCTAAAAACGCAAATAGGGGGATAATCAGCCATTGGTTTACCCATTTAACAATGATCCAACCCAAAGGTAAGTTTTGTTCAAAGCCTTTGGTTACTTGTTGAAGTATTTTATAATCATTCGGCCCAAAGAAAAAGCTATACTTACCCGCTCCATTGACTTTATCCTGGTCGGATAATGCCAATGATACATCCACTGTTCTGGTAATTTCCTTGCTACCTGACGGCGTTCGCATAGCCATAGTAGTGGAGGCAAAGGCATCTTGTGCAATAATGGCTGAAGAGAAAAAACGTTGCTTGAGGCTAACCCATTTTAACGGCTTATCTATTTGTTTTTGTTCTACCTTATCAGTTGTTTTCAGCTGATCAAAGGTTTGGTCCAATAAATAATAGTTAACCGTACTTTTAGCTGCATCTGCATTGTAATCCGTTTCTAAGCATTGCATATCCATATGCCAGCAGAAGGCAGGTTTGCTATTATTTTGTGTCAGATAGGCTCCCATGCCTACCGCTTTCCAACTGTAACCTATTTGATAACTATTCCCAGAAAGTTCAAATTGCTGCTCTAAATATTGGTCAGCTGTGAGCATTAATTTAAAGACTATGGTAGCCTGTTCATTTTCCTTAAGTTGGTAAGCAGGCAATGCCTCTGTTTTAAAATACAAAGACTTCGTTTCTATTAATACATT
Above is a window of Candidatus Cardinium hertigii DNA encoding:
- a CDS encoding deoxyribonuclease IV, with amino-acid sequence MHSNRLHNAMLPLIGAHTSTKGGLHQALAHGQAIHANIIQLFTSNQLQWKGRQLNQVALDDWHHTLHSTSISQIMSHANYLINLGSNNESLLAKSRAAFVEEVERCLVLGISYLNFHPGAATGSPMLSCLDRIIHSLSMLEPYFAQDTTLRLLIETTAGQGSTVGYTFEQLAYIIEKVQHIVPIGVCIDTCHIFAAGYDIRTLAGWDATLAEFDATVGLSHLYALHVNDSMCPLGSRKDRHANLGEGMIGMACFQTIMQHPKLHFLPKYLETPNGGAMWEQEIKLLQQFYL
- the ruvA gene encoding Holliday junction branch migration protein RuvA, encoding MIVQLTGEIVYKEPTYLVLNVGGIGYGIHISLYTFTQIKAVALCTLQTVWHVKSDAHILYGFYTLEEKEWWLRLISVSSIGPKTALTILSSLTPSELHKVILDKEEKSLTAIKGIGLKAAQRLILELTDQAQKLDYVAGTTVTLPQQAEMKTDRDAITALVMLGLTQKAAEKAVLTVRSAQGITPLTLEELIKSALQAT
- the yidC gene encoding membrane protein insertase YidC, which produces MDKNKFIRLLFLSTFSMLLYHHFLKPKQTFQSVVPSVNEAGMPVESFNGAPAQVKTGFPFAAALQGEEKYVTVENALFKVTFNTKGGTIQKVVLKRYKKQEEEVVLLDAQSSCMGLVLPYENVLIETKSLYFKTEALPAYQLKENEQATIVFKLMLTADQYLEQQFELSGNSYQIGYSWKAVGMGAYLTQNNSKPAFCWHMDMQCLETDYNADAAKSTVNYYLLDQTFDQLKTTDKVEQKQIDKPLKWVSLKQRFFSSAIIAQDAFASTTMAMRTPSGSKEITRTVDVSLALSDQDKVNGAGKYSFFFGPNDYKILQQVTKGFEQNLPLGWIIVKWVNQWLIIPLFAFLEKHCANYGLVIFLLVIMVKLLLAPLSYKSFISMAKMKIVKPELDKIKEKYGTNVQKAQMAQVTFYRELGINPLSGCIPILLQMPILLAMFNFFPNAIALRHAPFLWANDLSTYDSVIQLPFTIPLYGNHVSLFTLLMTLSTILYAKSSSQNSPTEGPMKGLTYVMPFTFMLVLNSFPAGLSFYYFISNILTFLQQALTKYFVDEEAIKKKLLARQQKIKQGETTSFQARVAATIQTSNKKKK